From the Acidovorax carolinensis genome, one window contains:
- a CDS encoding GNAT family N-acetyltransferase: MNELANLPPLSASLPARAHGRTEGEGSGVAPSAQMLVQGNVQVGWARHLDEVRQAQRLRFDVFAAEMGARLSTTIPGHDVDLFDDYCEHLLVRDVPSQQVIGTYRVLTPAQAKRVGGTYSDNEFDLTRLRSLRPRMVELGRSCVHPDHRHGGVILALWGALADFMVRNQLDTMIGCASIPMLHNGVVSGDAAASIWHQLRQTHMAPIDFHVRPRLPLPVEQLDGTLLIEPPALIKGYLRLGARVLGAPAWDPDFNTADLPMLMRIADLPSRYRKHFLGA; the protein is encoded by the coding sequence ATGAATGAGTTAGCCAACCTGCCGCCGTTATCCGCTTCACTCCCTGCCCGGGCACATGGGCGCACAGAAGGTGAGGGCAGCGGCGTTGCACCGTCGGCACAGATGCTGGTGCAGGGCAATGTTCAAGTGGGTTGGGCGCGCCATCTTGATGAAGTACGTCAGGCACAGCGGTTGCGATTCGATGTCTTTGCAGCCGAGATGGGTGCGCGACTGTCAACGACCATACCCGGCCATGATGTCGATCTGTTTGACGACTATTGTGAGCATCTCCTGGTGCGTGATGTACCAAGTCAACAAGTGATCGGCACCTATCGGGTGCTCACCCCAGCGCAAGCCAAGCGGGTAGGGGGCACCTACAGCGATAACGAATTTGATCTGACCCGGTTGCGCAGTTTGCGGCCCCGTATGGTCGAGCTGGGCCGCAGTTGCGTGCATCCGGATCACCGCCATGGGGGTGTCATCCTGGCGCTGTGGGGGGCTCTGGCAGATTTCATGGTCCGCAATCAGCTCGACACCATGATTGGCTGCGCCAGCATTCCGATGCTGCACAACGGCGTGGTAAGTGGCGATGCCGCAGCCAGCATCTGGCACCAGTTGCGCCAGACCCATATGGCGCCCATTGATTTTCATGTACGGCCCCGGTTGCCATTGCCGGTGGAGCAACTCGACGGAACCTTGCTGATTGAGCCGCCCGCCTTGATCAAGGGCTACTTGCGCCTGGGTGCCCGGGTTCTGGGGGCGCCGGCCTGGGATCCGGATTTCAATACCGCCGACCTTCCGATGCTGATGCGCATTGCCGACCTGCCCTCGCGCTACCGCAAGCATTTTCTGGGGGCCTGA
- the ppk1 gene encoding polyphosphate kinase 1 has product MSPPSHEAVAASPSFNLPVVVAGAGAANTPDRRPAAQTAAQTDVALLDRDHSILAFNERVFDWAVRTDVPLLERLRYLCIVSSNLDEFFEVRAAPHITAAKSGETKGLYTEASFEALSAQAHDLVARQYALYNDSLVPAFAAHGIRIVAHGDRSDVQKRWVHDYFMREVRPLLIPVGLDPAHPFPQVANKSLNFIVRLKGRDAFGRENEIAIVKVPRALPRLVRMPAKVAPKEALFVSLSSIVRAHLHDLFPGREVTEFSQFRVTRHSDLALDEEDVRNLRTALRQGLQHRHYGQAVRLEVSAGCSVFLSDFLLEQFELPGAALYRVSGPVNLVRLTQLVDLVNEPALLFPPWRSVWPRQMQPGVSILEQLRHRDILMHQPFESFDGLLAFLREAVNDPQVLVIKQTIYRTGSDSELMDLLTEAVRRGKEVMAVVELKARFDEEANINWAEALESIGAQVVYGVVGLKTHAKMLLVTRREGRQLRRYGHLSTGNYNMRTARLYTDLSYLTADEETTADMDGVFNHLASQNRPPKLRRLLLAPFHLHRRMLEKIEQVGLAASRGEDARIVAKMNALTDEGLIRALILAGQRGARIDLIVRGACMLPAQLPGITDNIRVRSVIGRFLEHTRVFYFRSGGHEDLYLSSADWMNRNMMRRVELAWPVTDPVLRQQIVDECLVAYLHDDKDAWTLKADGTYERARHPVTGRGAQNALMVRYSAAVPAARPDQEMA; this is encoded by the coding sequence ATGTCTCCACCGTCCCATGAAGCTGTCGCGGCCTCTCCGAGTTTCAATCTGCCAGTCGTGGTGGCAGGTGCCGGGGCGGCTAACACGCCAGATCGACGGCCCGCCGCACAGACAGCGGCGCAAACGGACGTGGCGCTCCTGGACAGGGACCACAGCATTCTGGCGTTCAATGAGCGCGTGTTTGACTGGGCGGTACGGACCGATGTCCCGCTGCTTGAGCGCTTGCGCTATCTTTGCATTGTCTCTTCCAACCTGGACGAGTTCTTTGAGGTAAGGGCTGCGCCGCACATCACCGCAGCGAAAAGCGGGGAGACCAAGGGTCTTTACACCGAAGCATCTTTCGAAGCCCTGTCAGCCCAGGCGCACGATCTTGTGGCGCGGCAATACGCGCTGTACAACGACTCGCTGGTTCCGGCTTTTGCAGCGCATGGCATTCGCATTGTTGCGCATGGTGACCGCTCGGACGTGCAGAAACGCTGGGTGCACGACTATTTCATGCGCGAGGTGCGACCGCTGCTCATTCCTGTGGGGCTGGATCCGGCCCATCCATTTCCGCAGGTCGCCAACAAATCATTGAATTTCATCGTGCGCCTGAAGGGGCGCGACGCGTTTGGGCGCGAAAACGAAATTGCCATCGTCAAGGTTCCTCGTGCCTTGCCGAGGCTTGTGCGCATGCCGGCCAAGGTTGCGCCCAAGGAAGCATTGTTTGTGAGTCTCTCCAGCATCGTGCGGGCGCATCTGCACGACCTGTTTCCTGGGCGGGAGGTCACCGAGTTTTCGCAGTTTCGCGTGACCCGCCACTCCGATCTTGCCCTCGACGAAGAAGATGTCCGCAACCTGAGAACAGCCCTGCGCCAGGGTTTGCAGCACCGCCACTATGGCCAGGCAGTGCGGCTGGAAGTGTCTGCGGGCTGTTCGGTGTTTCTTTCGGATTTCTTGCTCGAGCAGTTTGAATTGCCCGGCGCCGCGCTCTACCGCGTCAGTGGCCCCGTCAACCTGGTGCGACTGACCCAGCTGGTGGATCTGGTCAACGAGCCCGCTCTGCTGTTTCCCCCCTGGCGTTCCGTGTGGCCGCGGCAGATGCAGCCGGGTGTTTCCATCCTGGAGCAATTGCGTCACCGCGACATCTTGATGCACCAGCCGTTCGAGAGCTTTGACGGCTTGCTGGCCTTTCTGCGCGAGGCGGTCAATGACCCCCAGGTTCTGGTGATCAAGCAGACCATTTACCGCACCGGTTCGGACTCCGAACTCATGGATCTGTTGACCGAGGCAGTGCGCCGCGGCAAGGAGGTCATGGCCGTGGTGGAGCTCAAGGCTCGCTTTGATGAAGAGGCCAACATCAACTGGGCCGAAGCGCTTGAATCCATTGGTGCTCAGGTGGTTTACGGTGTAGTGGGGCTCAAGACACACGCCAAGATGCTGCTGGTCACCCGAAGGGAAGGTCGCCAGCTTCGCCGCTATGGGCACCTGTCCACAGGCAACTACAACATGCGTACGGCGCGCCTGTATACCGACCTGAGCTATCTCACCGCGGATGAGGAAACCACCGCAGACATGGACGGTGTTTTCAACCATCTGGCCAGCCAGAATCGCCCCCCCAAATTGCGCAGGTTGCTGCTGGCGCCGTTTCACCTGCACCGGCGCATGCTGGAAAAAATTGAGCAGGTGGGGCTGGCGGCCAGCCGCGGTGAAGACGCGCGCATTGTCGCGAAGATGAATGCCCTGACCGACGAAGGATTGATCCGTGCACTGATCCTTGCCGGGCAGCGGGGGGCTCGAATTGACCTCATCGTGCGGGGCGCCTGCATGTTGCCGGCCCAGTTGCCCGGTATCACCGACAACATCCGCGTGCGTTCGGTGATTGGCCGTTTTCTGGAGCACACACGGGTGTTCTATTTCCGCTCAGGCGGCCATGAAGACTTGTACCTGTCCAGTGCCGACTGGATGAACCGCAACATGATGCGCCGGGTGGAACTTGCCTGGCCCGTCACCGACCCCGTTTTGCGCCAGCAGATCGTGGACGAATGCCTGGTGGCCTACCTTCACGATGACAAGGACGCCTGGACGCTCAAGGCGGATGGGACTTATGAACGGGCTCGCCACCCTGTCACCGGCAGGGGCGCCCAGAATGCACTGATGGTGCGCTACAGCGCCGCAGTGCCCGCAGCGCGACCCGATCAGGAAATGGCATGA
- a CDS encoding UDP-2,3-diacylglucosamine diphosphatase, which yields MRAAFDALGPWGNALGAADVACNAGDLHVSEPHRFRAVFISDLHLGTPGCQATALLDFLKHHPCETLYLVGDIVDGWQLRRRWFWPQAHNDVVQKLLRSARKGCRVVFVPGNHDEFARAFVGHSFGGIEVVEEAVHLTVDGRQLWVTHGDYFDGVIQCAKWLAYLGDNLYEFTLKLNRYLNSMRARMGLPYWSLSAYLKGKVKKALNYVTDFEVAVAAEARRRGHQGVVCGHIHRAEMREIEGILYCNDGDWVESRTALVEHLDGRLELLQWPARREVPSAALVSEMTA from the coding sequence ATGCGTGCGGCGTTCGACGCCTTGGGGCCTTGGGGCAATGCCCTGGGGGCAGCGGATGTCGCCTGCAATGCGGGTGATTTGCATGTGTCCGAGCCGCATCGTTTTCGGGCAGTGTTCATTTCCGATCTGCACCTCGGAACGCCAGGCTGCCAGGCAACGGCCCTGCTGGATTTCCTGAAGCACCACCCTTGTGAAACGCTTTATCTCGTGGGGGATATCGTGGACGGGTGGCAGCTGCGTCGCAGATGGTTCTGGCCGCAAGCGCATAACGATGTAGTGCAGAAACTATTGCGCAGCGCCCGCAAGGGGTGCCGCGTGGTGTTCGTCCCGGGTAACCACGACGAATTCGCCCGCGCGTTCGTGGGTCATTCATTTGGGGGCATCGAGGTGGTTGAAGAAGCGGTGCACCTGACCGTCGATGGTCGACAGCTTTGGGTGACCCATGGTGATTACTTTGATGGTGTCATCCAGTGTGCCAAGTGGCTGGCCTATCTGGGCGATAACCTGTACGAGTTCACGCTCAAGCTCAATAGGTATCTCAATTCCATGCGCGCGCGCATGGGTTTGCCGTATTGGTCCTTGTCTGCTTACCTCAAAGGCAAAGTCAAAAAGGCCCTCAATTACGTGACGGATTTCGAGGTGGCCGTTGCGGCGGAGGCACGCCGGCGTGGACACCAGGGCGTGGTCTGCGGACATATCCACCGCGCAGAAATGCGCGAGATCGAAGGCATTCTGTATTGCAACGATGGTGACTGGGTCGAGAGCCGCACCGCGCTGGTCGAGCATCTGGACGGTCGATTGGAGTTGCTGCAATGGCCAGCCCGGCGCGAGGTGCCGTCTGCAGCCCTGGTTTCGGAAATGACGGCATGA
- the sixA gene encoding phosphohistidine phosphatase SixA, whose translation MMDLILWRHAEAEEAADGMDDTARPLTQRGEKQAARMAAWLDRQLPDGLRVLASPARRTEQTARALGRKFKMRAELLPGGTVEDLLELAQWPRARGAVLIIGHQPVLGQTIAHLLGLQAPECAVRKGAVWWLRQRQRLDHCQTVLMTVQSPEFL comes from the coding sequence ATGATGGACCTCATCCTCTGGCGTCATGCGGAAGCCGAGGAAGCGGCTGATGGAATGGACGATACGGCCCGCCCCCTCACCCAGCGGGGTGAGAAACAGGCGGCACGTATGGCCGCGTGGCTGGACCGACAACTGCCTGATGGGTTGCGAGTACTTGCCAGCCCGGCTCGCCGAACCGAGCAGACGGCCAGAGCTCTGGGGCGCAAGTTCAAGATGCGTGCTGAGCTGCTGCCCGGCGGAACCGTTGAGGACTTGCTGGAGCTGGCCCAGTGGCCGCGCGCCCGTGGTGCCGTGCTGATCATTGGCCACCAGCCGGTTCTGGGGCAGACCATTGCTCACCTGCTGGGTTTGCAGGCCCCCGAATGCGCCGTGCGCAAGGGGGCCGTCTGGTGGCTTCGCCAGCGCCAGCGGCTGGACCATTGCCAGACCGTGCTCATGACGGTGCAGTCCCCCGAATTCCTCTGA
- the folP gene encoding dihydropteroate synthase, with protein sequence MLWQTSRFALDLTRPHTMGIVNVTPDSFSDGGRHGSTTAALRHCEQLLKDGADILDIGGESTRPGSPAVGLEEELARVLPLVRSAVDLGVPISVDTYKPEVMQAVLDLGADIVNDIWALRQPGAAQVVARHPRCGVCLMHMHGDPQTMQVAPMAGDVLPQVLSFLELSAQSLQALGVEKTRIVLDPGIGFGKTVAQNFALLARQRELLALGYPVLAGWSRKSSLGTVTGLDVDQRLQPSVAAALLAVERGARIVRVHDVRETVQALAVWRAMESGRAGAA encoded by the coding sequence ATGCTCTGGCAAACCTCCCGCTTCGCCCTCGACCTGACGCGCCCGCACACCATGGGCATCGTCAACGTGACGCCGGACTCTTTCTCCGACGGAGGGCGGCATGGCTCGACCACGGCGGCGCTGCGCCACTGCGAGCAGCTTTTGAAGGACGGTGCCGATATCCTCGACATCGGCGGCGAGTCCACCCGCCCGGGCAGCCCGGCCGTGGGCCTGGAAGAGGAGCTGGCGCGTGTGCTGCCCCTGGTGCGCAGTGCGGTGGATTTGGGCGTGCCGATTTCAGTGGATACCTATAAGCCCGAGGTCATGCAGGCAGTGCTCGACCTGGGAGCTGACATCGTCAACGATATCTGGGCTTTGCGCCAACCCGGCGCAGCGCAGGTGGTGGCGCGGCACCCGCGCTGCGGTGTGTGTCTGATGCACATGCACGGCGACCCGCAAACCATGCAGGTAGCGCCCATGGCGGGTGATGTATTACCGCAGGTGCTATCGTTTTTGGAGCTGTCAGCGCAATCCCTGCAGGCGCTAGGGGTCGAAAAGACCCGTATTGTTCTGGACCCGGGCATTGGCTTTGGCAAAACCGTGGCACAGAACTTCGCCCTGCTGGCGCGCCAGCGCGAACTGCTGGCGCTGGGCTATCCCGTGCTGGCCGGCTGGTCGCGCAAATCATCGCTGGGCACTGTCACGGGGCTGGATGTGGATCAGCGGCTGCAGCCCAGCGTGGCCGCTGCGCTGCTTGCAGTGGAGCGCGGTGCGCGCATTGTGCGCGTGCATGACGTGCGCGAAACGGTACAGGCCCTCGCGGTCTGGCGCGCCATGGAGTCGGGTCGGGCGGGGGCTGCATAG
- a CDS encoding Ppx/GppA phosphatase family protein translates to MHNGTLLAAVDLGSNSFRLEIGRFEHGHIQRMEYLKETVRLGNGLDEEFNLTREAMQRGWDCLARFGERLAGFERAQVRAVATQTLREARNRDEFLARGGEILGYPIDVVSGPEEARLIYQGVARLLPQSDERRLVVDIGGRSTEFILGQQFRPHTVASFRVGSVAWSTRYFADGQFTRQAFLAAEIAAKAVLDEALGTFRPDTWEIAYGSSGTAGAVGDILAAAGGTEGLITAEGLDWLQDRLLRSHHADRVRLEGLKEDRRAVIGGGISVLRAVFDLLEIRQMHVAQGALRQGALYDLLDREQPETDLRTTTVNGLMQRFSVDMAQAERVARVASALFTQAAPLNSERAARKLEWAARLHEIGGIISHSEYHRHGAYILDHTDAAGFSVSELHRLGALVLGQRGKVRKLEIELINDAGFSLQLLSLRIAVALCHARRDPDVEGLSMRAAGTRHTISTRPGWAAAYPQSAYLLREEVVAWQKTPWELELNLG, encoded by the coding sequence ATGCACAACGGAACACTGCTCGCAGCTGTAGATCTGGGATCGAACAGCTTTCGCCTTGAAATCGGCCGCTTCGAGCACGGCCACATCCAGCGGATGGAATATCTCAAGGAAACCGTGCGCCTGGGCAATGGCCTTGACGAAGAGTTCAATCTGACGCGCGAGGCCATGCAGCGCGGCTGGGATTGCCTGGCGCGCTTTGGTGAACGACTGGCGGGCTTTGAGCGCGCCCAGGTGCGTGCCGTGGCAACCCAGACCCTTCGCGAGGCCCGCAACCGGGATGAATTTCTGGCGCGCGGCGGTGAAATTCTGGGTTACCCCATCGACGTGGTGTCTGGCCCTGAAGAAGCCCGGCTCATCTACCAGGGAGTTGCGCGCCTGCTGCCGCAGTCGGACGAACGCCGGCTGGTGGTGGACATTGGAGGTCGCTCCACCGAATTTATCCTGGGGCAGCAGTTCAGGCCCCACACTGTTGCGTCTTTCAGGGTGGGCAGCGTGGCGTGGTCCACGCGCTACTTTGCCGACGGCCAGTTCACGCGGCAGGCATTCCTGGCTGCAGAAATCGCGGCCAAGGCCGTGCTGGACGAGGCTCTAGGCACATTCCGACCCGACACCTGGGAGATTGCCTATGGGTCTTCGGGCACCGCTGGCGCGGTTGGCGACATCCTCGCTGCTGCGGGTGGCACCGAGGGCCTCATCACCGCAGAGGGACTTGACTGGCTGCAGGACCGCCTGCTGCGGTCACACCATGCAGACCGCGTTCGCCTGGAGGGACTCAAGGAAGACCGGCGGGCCGTGATTGGCGGGGGCATCAGTGTGTTGCGGGCGGTTTTCGATCTGCTCGAAATTCGACAGATGCACGTCGCGCAGGGCGCGTTGCGCCAGGGCGCGCTCTACGACTTGCTGGACCGCGAGCAGCCCGAGACCGACTTGCGAACCACCACGGTGAATGGCCTCATGCAGCGCTTCTCGGTGGACATGGCCCAGGCCGAACGGGTTGCCCGCGTGGCATCCGCCCTCTTCACCCAGGCCGCTCCCCTGAACAGCGAGCGCGCCGCACGCAAGCTCGAATGGGCAGCGCGCCTGCACGAGATCGGCGGCATCATTTCGCACAGCGAATACCACCGCCATGGCGCCTACATCCTCGACCACACCGATGCCGCCGGGTTTTCCGTGTCCGAACTGCACAGACTCGGCGCCTTGGTGCTGGGACAGCGGGGCAAAGTACGCAAGCTGGAAATCGAACTGATCAACGACGCTGGCTTTTCCCTGCAGTTGCTGAGCCTGCGCATAGCAGTTGCCCTCTGCCATGCCCGCCGCGACCCGGACGTGGAAGGCCTGTCTATGCGCGCAGCGGGCACGCGCCACACCATCAGCACCAGGCCGGGATGGGCTGCCGCCTACCCACAATCGGCCTACTTGCTACGCGAAGAGGTGGTGGCCTGGCAAAAAACGCCCTGGGAACTGGAACTCAATCTGGGGTGA
- the glmM gene encoding phosphoglucosamine mutase: MTQKYFGTDGIRGTVGQTPITPDFVLRLAHAVGRVLKQTEERPTVLIGKDTRISGYMLESALESGFNSAGVDVVLLGPLPTPGVAYLTRAQRASLGVVISASHNAYPDNGIKFFSAQGTKLPDAWELAVEAALDEPPTWADSATLGKARRLDDAAGRYIEFCKSTVPHALSLRGVKIVVDAAHGAAYQVAPKVFHELGAEVLAIGCAPDGLNINHEVGATHPDALVRAVRANHADYGIALDGDADRLQMVDATGRLYNGDELLYLMAADRMGRDEHVPGVVGTLMTNMAVEVALHARGVKLVRARVGDRYVLEELARHHWVLGGEGSGHLLALDRHTTGDGIVSALQVLQACVRSGQTMAQLLADVVLYPQVLLNVRLPPGQDWKSNKLLTQTTQAVEQELGSTGRVLIRASGTEPLLRVMVEARDAQMASACAQRLADAARAG, encoded by the coding sequence ATGACTCAGAAATACTTTGGTACCGACGGCATTCGCGGCACCGTCGGACAGACACCCATCACCCCTGACTTTGTGTTGCGCCTGGCGCATGCTGTCGGTCGCGTACTGAAGCAGACCGAAGAGCGCCCCACGGTGCTGATCGGCAAGGACACGCGTATTTCGGGCTACATGCTGGAAAGCGCGCTGGAGTCGGGCTTCAACTCGGCAGGTGTGGATGTGGTGCTGCTGGGCCCGTTGCCCACACCCGGCGTGGCTTACCTGACACGGGCGCAGCGCGCCAGCCTGGGGGTGGTCATCAGTGCCAGCCACAACGCGTATCCGGACAATGGCATCAAATTCTTCAGCGCACAGGGCACCAAGCTGCCAGATGCCTGGGAGCTGGCGGTTGAAGCGGCGCTGGATGAGCCCCCGACGTGGGCTGATTCCGCCACGCTGGGCAAGGCCCGCCGACTCGACGATGCAGCGGGCCGCTACATCGAGTTTTGCAAGAGCACGGTCCCTCACGCACTGTCTTTGCGCGGTGTCAAGATCGTTGTGGATGCAGCCCATGGCGCTGCCTACCAGGTTGCGCCCAAGGTGTTCCATGAACTCGGCGCTGAGGTGCTGGCCATTGGGTGTGCACCCGACGGTCTCAATATCAACCACGAGGTCGGCGCCACCCATCCCGACGCACTGGTCCGGGCGGTGCGCGCAAACCATGCCGACTATGGCATTGCGCTGGATGGCGATGCCGACCGCCTGCAGATGGTGGATGCCACAGGGCGCCTCTACAACGGTGACGAGTTGCTCTACCTCATGGCGGCCGACCGCATGGGACGCGATGAACATGTGCCTGGCGTTGTGGGGACCCTGATGACCAATATGGCGGTCGAGGTCGCATTGCACGCACGCGGCGTGAAGCTGGTGCGGGCACGCGTGGGCGACCGCTACGTGTTGGAGGAGCTGGCGCGCCACCACTGGGTGCTGGGGGGCGAGGGTTCGGGGCATTTGCTGGCGCTGGACCGCCACACGACGGGTGACGGGATCGTCAGTGCCTTGCAGGTGCTGCAGGCGTGCGTGCGCAGTGGACAAACCATGGCACAACTGCTGGCAGACGTTGTGCTCTACCCGCAGGTGCTGCTCAATGTCCGCCTCCCGCCGGGGCAGGACTGGAAATCCAACAAGCTGCTGACACAAACGACCCAAGCCGTTGAACAGGAGCTCGGTTCCACAGGGCGCGTCCTGATCCGTGCCAGCGGCACGGAGCCTTTGCTGCGGGTGATGGTGGAGGCGCGGGATGCGCAGATGGCCAGTGCCTGCGCACAGCGGTTGGCCGATGCGGCGCGCGCGGGCTGA
- a CDS encoding YhbY family RNA-binding protein, with amino-acid sequence MPQIQLTPAERREHRANAHHLDPVVLVGGDGLTPAVQKEIDAALNAHGLIKVRIFNDDRTARELIYQQLAADLNAAPIQHIGKLLVLWRPQPAKERTPDEDRMPGPRDVKVLKYSKRGGQRPEIKQLRVLGNQRLTPGGQIKRAKKPKLKSIKKRQAD; translated from the coding sequence ATGCCCCAAATTCAACTGACTCCCGCAGAGCGCCGGGAACACCGCGCTAATGCCCACCACCTCGACCCCGTAGTCCTCGTAGGTGGAGATGGCCTGACCCCCGCGGTTCAAAAAGAAATTGACGCCGCCTTGAACGCCCACGGGCTAATCAAGGTGCGTATCTTCAACGACGACCGGACCGCACGCGAACTGATTTACCAGCAGCTCGCCGCTGACCTGAATGCCGCCCCCATCCAGCACATTGGCAAACTCCTGGTGCTCTGGCGCCCCCAGCCAGCCAAAGAACGCACCCCCGACGAAGACCGCATGCCCGGCCCGCGCGATGTCAAGGTGCTGAAATACAGCAAGCGCGGCGGCCAGCGCCCCGAAATCAAGCAGCTGCGCGTGCTGGGCAACCAGCGCCTCACGCCCGGCGGGCAGATCAAGCGGGCCAAGAAGCCCAAGCTCAAGTCGATCAAGAAGCGCCAGGCTGACTGA
- the ftsH gene encoding ATP-dependent zinc metalloprotease FtsH has translation MNNQWFSKIAVWLVIAMVLFTVFKQFDTRTGASAGHVGYSEFLEEVRSNRIKSATIQEGQGGTEIVAVTNDDRKIRTTATYLDRGLVGDLINNNVKFDVKPREEGSLLMTLLVSWGPMLLLIGVWVYFMRQMQGGGKGGAFSFGKSKARMLDENTNQVTFADVAGCDEAKEEVKEVVDFLKDPQKFQKLGGRIPRGLLLVGPPGTGKTLLAKSIAGEAKVPFFSISGSDFVEMFVGVGAARVRDMFDNAKKNAPCIIFIDEIDAVGRQRGAGLGGGNDEREQTLNQMLVEMDGFETNLGVIVVAATNRPDILDAALLRPGRFDRQVYVTLPDIRGREQILNVHMRKIPIGQDVAPGIIARGTPGMSGADLANLCNEAALMAARRNARTVEMQDFEKAKDKILMGPERKSMVMPEEERRNTAYHESGHALIGKLLPKCDPVHKVTIIPRGRALGVTMSLPAQDRYSYDREYMLNQISMLFGGRIAEEVFMNQMTTGASNDFERATHIARDMVTRYGMTDALGPMVYAENEGEVFLGRSVTKTTTMSEQTMEKVDMEVRRIIDEQYNLARRLIEENSDKMHAMAKALLEWETIDTDQLDDIMAGKAPRPPKDWTPRTPPSSGDGPSGGSPAVATEPAPTVA, from the coding sequence TTGAACAATCAGTGGTTTTCAAAAATTGCCGTGTGGCTCGTCATCGCCATGGTGCTGTTCACTGTGTTCAAACAGTTCGACACACGCACCGGCGCGAGTGCCGGTCATGTCGGCTATTCGGAGTTCCTGGAGGAAGTCCGAAGCAATCGCATCAAGAGTGCCACCATCCAGGAAGGCCAGGGCGGCACCGAGATCGTTGCAGTCACCAATGATGACCGCAAGATCCGCACTACCGCCACCTACCTTGACCGCGGCCTTGTTGGCGATCTGATCAACAACAACGTCAAGTTCGACGTCAAGCCCCGCGAAGAAGGATCTTTGCTCATGACCCTGCTGGTCAGCTGGGGTCCCATGCTGCTACTGATTGGCGTGTGGGTGTATTTCATGCGGCAGATGCAGGGCGGAGGCAAGGGCGGGGCCTTTAGCTTTGGCAAGAGCAAGGCGCGCATGCTGGATGAAAACACCAACCAGGTCACGTTCGCCGATGTGGCTGGCTGCGATGAAGCCAAGGAAGAAGTCAAGGAAGTCGTGGATTTCCTGAAAGACCCGCAGAAATTCCAGAAACTCGGCGGCCGCATCCCCCGTGGCCTGCTGCTGGTCGGACCGCCGGGCACCGGTAAGACCTTGCTGGCAAAGTCCATTGCGGGTGAAGCCAAGGTGCCGTTCTTCAGCATTTCGGGTTCCGACTTTGTGGAAATGTTTGTTGGCGTGGGCGCGGCCCGCGTGCGCGACATGTTTGACAATGCCAAGAAGAACGCCCCGTGCATCATCTTCATCGATGAAATCGACGCCGTGGGCCGCCAGCGTGGCGCTGGCCTGGGCGGCGGCAACGACGAGCGTGAACAGACCCTCAACCAGATGCTGGTCGAGATGGATGGCTTCGAGACCAACCTGGGCGTGATCGTGGTGGCCGCCACCAACCGCCCCGACATCCTCGACGCCGCCTTGCTGCGCCCCGGCCGCTTTGACCGCCAGGTGTATGTGACGCTGCCGGACATCCGTGGTCGCGAGCAGATCCTGAACGTGCACATGCGCAAGATCCCGATCGGCCAGGATGTGGCCCCCGGCATCATCGCCCGTGGCACGCCTGGCATGAGTGGCGCTGATCTTGCCAACCTGTGTAACGAAGCCGCCCTGATGGCGGCGCGCCGCAATGCGCGCACCGTGGAGATGCAGGACTTCGAGAAGGCCAAGGACAAGATCCTGATGGGCCCCGAGCGCAAGAGCATGGTCATGCCCGAGGAAGAGCGCCGCAACACGGCCTACCACGAGTCGGGCCACGCGCTGATCGGCAAGCTGCTGCCCAAGTGCGATCCGGTGCACAAGGTCACCATCATTCCCCGCGGCCGTGCCCTGGGCGTGACGATGAGCCTGCCTGCACAAGACCGCTACAGCTACGACCGCGAGTACATGCTCAACCAGATCAGCATGTTGTTCGGTGGCCGAATTGCCGAAGAAGTGTTCATGAACCAGATGACCACCGGTGCAAGCAACGACTTCGAGCGTGCCACGCACATTGCCCGCGACATGGTGACCCGCTATGGCATGACCGATGCCCTGGGGCCTATGGTCTATGCAGAGAACGAAGGCGAAGTGTTCCTGGGCCGCTCGGTGACCAAGACCACTACCATGAGCGAGCAGACCATGGAAAAGGTGGACATGGAAGTGCGCCGGATCATCGATGAGCAATACAACCTGGCACGCCGCCTGATCGAAGAGAACAGCGACAAGATGCATGCCATGGCCAAGGCCTTGCTGGAATGGGAAACCATCGACACCGACCAGCTCGACGACATCATGGCCGGCAAGGCACCTCGTCCACCCAAGGACTGGACGCCGCGCACGCCTCCGTCCTCGGGTGATGGCCCGAGCGGTGGGTCGCCCGCCGTTGCCACGGAGCCCGCCCCGACCGTCGCCTGA